The following proteins are encoded in a genomic region of Verrucomicrobiota bacterium:
- a CDS encoding insulinase family protein — MKPESIPALPAGVHFSRLDNGLTVIIREDRAAPVVSAQAWCMTGSIHEGRWLGAGLSHVLEHMLFKGTTTRGSGRIDQEVQEAGGYMNAYTSFDRTVYHIEAPAAGARIALDILADIMQHATLPADELAKEQDVIRREMDMNQDDPGRRAGRRLFETAYLVSPCRFTVIGYPDIFNELKRDDITGYYHERYAPNNVFFVVAGDIRADEALELLRQGFAKTKARALPPLAIANEPPQAAPREVIEEAPIALGHVHCSWHIPEARHADVPALDVLATLLGYGQSSRLYQQVREKAGVVHHVDAWTHNPGMPGLFGMSAMVDGDKFERARDAIMAELDRMRQEPVPPEELTKAVKQFTAGNFATRKTVQGQAQDLGSNWLGAHDLNFTARHLAAVRCLTPSDLQRVARRYLTPESHTLYALLPKGAAPRTSVLVQPAAAKPAQRMEFSSGLRLLAKEDRRLPFVEFRLAFKGGVLAESVQTNGVSQLLSRLLPKGTTSRSAERIAREVESVGGSLDTWSSLNTCGVQVQVLREDFALGLDLLADVLLRPSLPDAAIERERDVQLAGIRDQRDHMLQSAFRALRRGLHGDAGYGLDPLGTEASVAAVQRDALRAHHAKLVTPDNTVLAIYGDADPAEVCIAAEKTFASWLRGEARFHPQTSSAGLSGPGRTVETRDKKQAVFVAGFPGATVSDPDRFALELVQEACSDLGSRLFLRIREQLGLAYYVGAQNQLGLAPGTFAFYAGTAPEHLARVEEELLKEIGQLRDGGLTADELNRAKAKTIGQRALSRQDCGAQATAAALDELYGLGFRNWETEDAQTEAVTVEQTRAVAQKFFDPAKRVIAIVEPGQTSTH; from the coding sequence ATGAAGCCCGAGTCCATTCCCGCCCTGCCGGCCGGCGTCCACTTTTCGCGCCTCGACAACGGCCTCACCGTGATCATCCGCGAGGACCGCGCGGCGCCGGTCGTCAGCGCGCAGGCGTGGTGCATGACCGGCAGCATCCACGAGGGCCGGTGGCTCGGCGCGGGACTCTCGCACGTGCTCGAGCACATGCTTTTCAAGGGCACCACCACGCGGGGCTCCGGCCGCATTGACCAGGAGGTGCAGGAAGCCGGCGGCTACATGAACGCCTACACGAGCTTCGACCGGACCGTGTATCACATCGAGGCGCCCGCGGCGGGCGCGCGCATCGCCCTGGACATCCTCGCCGACATCATGCAGCACGCCACGCTGCCCGCGGACGAGCTCGCCAAGGAGCAGGATGTCATCCGCCGCGAGATGGACATGAATCAGGACGACCCCGGGCGGCGCGCGGGGCGGCGGCTTTTCGAGACGGCGTATCTCGTGAGCCCGTGCCGGTTCACCGTCATCGGCTACCCGGACATCTTCAACGAACTCAAACGCGACGACATCACCGGCTACTATCACGAGCGTTACGCGCCGAACAATGTGTTCTTCGTCGTCGCTGGCGACATTCGCGCGGACGAGGCGCTCGAACTTCTCCGGCAGGGCTTTGCGAAGACCAAGGCCCGCGCGCTGCCGCCGCTCGCCATCGCGAACGAACCGCCGCAGGCCGCGCCGCGCGAAGTCATCGAGGAAGCGCCCATCGCGCTCGGCCACGTGCATTGCTCGTGGCACATCCCGGAGGCGCGGCACGCGGACGTCCCGGCGCTCGACGTGCTCGCCACGCTGCTCGGCTACGGCCAGAGCTCGCGCCTCTATCAGCAAGTGCGCGAGAAAGCCGGCGTCGTCCATCACGTCGATGCGTGGACGCACAATCCCGGCATGCCCGGCCTCTTCGGGATGAGCGCGATGGTGGATGGCGACAAGTTCGAGCGCGCGCGCGACGCCATCATGGCCGAGCTCGACCGCATGCGGCAGGAACCCGTCCCGCCCGAGGAACTCACGAAGGCCGTGAAGCAGTTCACCGCGGGCAACTTCGCCACGCGCAAGACCGTGCAGGGCCAGGCGCAGGACCTCGGCTCAAACTGGCTCGGCGCGCACGACCTCAACTTCACCGCCCGCCACCTCGCCGCCGTCCGCTGCCTCACACCGTCCGACCTCCAGCGCGTCGCGCGCCGGTATCTCACGCCGGAGTCGCACACGCTTTACGCGCTTCTGCCCAAGGGCGCCGCGCCGCGCACGAGCGTCCTCGTCCAGCCCGCGGCCGCAAAACCCGCGCAGCGCATGGAATTCTCCAGCGGCCTCCGACTGCTGGCGAAGGAGGACCGCCGCCTGCCGTTCGTCGAGTTCCGCCTCGCCTTCAAGGGCGGCGTGCTCGCCGAGTCGGTCCAGACCAACGGCGTGTCGCAACTGCTCTCGCGGCTCCTGCCCAAGGGGACCACGTCGCGCAGCGCCGAGCGCATCGCGCGCGAGGTCGAATCCGTCGGCGGCAGCCTCGACACGTGGAGCAGCCTCAACACCTGCGGCGTGCAGGTGCAGGTGCTGCGCGAGGACTTCGCGCTCGGGCTCGACCTGCTCGCCGACGTCCTGTTGCGGCCGTCGCTTCCCGACGCGGCCATCGAGCGCGAGCGCGACGTGCAGCTCGCGGGCATCCGCGACCAGCGCGACCACATGCTGCAATCCGCCTTCCGCGCGCTGCGCCGCGGCCTGCACGGCGACGCCGGCTACGGGCTCGACCCGCTCGGCACCGAGGCGAGCGTCGCCGCCGTCCAGCGCGACGCCCTCCGCGCCCACCACGCGAAACTCGTCACACCCGACAACACCGTGCTCGCCATCTACGGCGATGCCGACCCCGCGGAGGTTTGCATCGCGGCCGAGAAGACGTTCGCAAGCTGGCTGCGCGGCGAGGCGCGGTTCCATCCGCAGACTTCCTCCGCTGGATTGTCCGGCCCCGGCCGCACCGTGGAGACGCGCGACAAGAAACAGGCCGTGTTCGTCGCGGGCTTTCCGGGCGCGACCGTGAGCGACCCGGACCGCTTCGCGCTCGAACTGGTGCAGGAGGCGTGCAGCGACCTCGGCTCGCGGCTGTTCCTGCGCATCCGCGAGCAACTCGGCCTCGCCTACTACGTCGGCGCGCAAAACCAGCTCGGGCTTGCGCCCGGCACGTTTGCGTTCTACGCCGGCACCGCGCCCGAGCACCTCGCGCGCGTCGAGGAGGAACTGCTCAAGGAAATCGGACAACTCCGCGACGGCGGCCTGACCGCCGACGAACTCAATCGCGCGAAAGCCAAGACCATCGGCCAGCGCGCGCTGTCACGGCAGGATTGCGGCGCGCAGGCGACCGCCGCCGCGCTCGACGAGCTTTACGGGCTGGGCTTCCGCAACTGGGAGACGGAGGACGCGCAGACGGAAGCCGTGACGGTCGAGCAGACACGGGCGGTCGCGCAGAAGTTCTTCGATCCGGCAAAGCGAGTCATCGCGATTGTCGAGCCGGGGCAGACTTCAACCCACTGA
- a CDS encoding HAD family phosphatase, with protein MSGGGARLSISVFNRELERGWQRMNSDNGQSNIGHWKSDSLTAVIFDLDGVIVDSEPVHERAFRDVFAAIGHAATHGVHFPDYYGKSDVTVWKDFVARHRPPEPLDELVEQKQRRFLEILRESKPVFDALPALVASLAGRFKLAVASGSPHVVIDAVLGMEDLRRRFGAVVSADDVARGKPAPDVFLEAARRLGVAAAACCVIEDSVAGVQGARAAGMQVIGITTSFPREALAAAGAHHVVSRHADAGALLAPGE; from the coding sequence GAGGCTGGCAGCGAATGAACTCCGACAACGGGCAATCGAACATCGGACATTGGAAATCCGATTCCCTGACGGCCGTCATCTTCGACCTGGACGGCGTGATCGTGGACAGCGAGCCCGTGCATGAGCGCGCGTTCCGCGACGTCTTCGCCGCCATTGGCCACGCGGCGACGCACGGCGTGCACTTCCCCGACTACTACGGCAAGTCCGATGTGACCGTGTGGAAGGACTTCGTGGCGCGGCACCGGCCGCCCGAGCCGCTCGATGAATTGGTCGAGCAGAAGCAGCGCCGGTTCTTGGAAATTCTCCGCGAGTCCAAGCCGGTCTTCGACGCGCTGCCCGCGCTCGTCGCATCGCTCGCGGGACGCTTCAAGCTCGCGGTCGCGAGCGGGTCACCGCATGTCGTCATCGACGCGGTGCTCGGGATGGAGGATTTGCGCCGCCGCTTCGGCGCCGTGGTCAGCGCGGACGATGTCGCCCGCGGCAAGCCGGCGCCGGATGTTTTCCTCGAGGCGGCGCGCCGTCTCGGCGTCGCCGCCGCGGCGTGTTGCGTGATCGAGGATTCCGTGGCGGGTGTGCAAGGCGCGCGCGCGGCCGGCATGCAGGTGATCGGCATCACCACGTCGTTTCCCCGGGAAGCGCTCGCCGCCGCGGGCGCGCACCACGTCGTGTCGCGGCACGCGGATGCGGGCGCGCTGCTCGCGCCGGGTGAGTGA